CCGGGAGTTTTTTTATCTATCTTCTTACGCAAAATCAACATCACTGAATAGGTTACAATCCGTGATATAGGCATAAAGGCATAAGGAAGCGAACTACACCTTTCTTTTTATGCATAAACTTCAAAGCAAAACATATGTATGAATCAGTGGGTATTTATCAAAGTTATCATTCAGTGCTGAATGTCATTTCACCAGCGAAATCTGCCATGATGTAAAGAGAGGTGAAAGGCAGAAAAGAATGTTCATAAAAACAATGTATGACGTTAAAAATTTCACCGCTTTTTTCATCAATGGCATTAGATCATCCAAGTGTTGATTAAGAAAATTCATTTTGATTCGGATATTTAGGAGGGAACTGCATGAATCAAACGAATCCTTATGCAAGTTATGGTACCTATCCATATGGCTATGGCTTTTATAATTATGGCGTTCAAGGCCAGCGCCAGCAAGCAGGTTCACAACAAGGCTATCCGTATCCGCAAGCCGGAGGACCTATGTATAGTGTTCCTATGCCGCAAAGCACTCCTACGACAGGGCCTCAAGTACCGGGAATGCTTCCCATAGAAGAATCATACATTGAGAATATTCTTCGTTTGAATAGAGGAAAGCTTGCGACTATTTATATGGCATTTGAAGACAAAGAACCGAGAGCTTTCAAGGGGATTATTGAAGCAGCCGGAAGAGACCATATTATTATCAGTGATCCACAAACCGGAACACGCTATTTGCTGCCAATGGTTTACTTAAACTATGTTACTTTTGATGAAGAAATTGAATATGAATATCCATTAGGCGGCGGACCCGGATTAGCTTCTTATCCTCCGAGGTAACATATGTTTTCAGAAACATTGGATAACTAACAGGAGAAAGACGTTAAAAATTTTTAAGAAAAGGACCGGGCAAGCTTGCCCGGTTTTTTTCTTTTTTAGAATATTGGAATGGAGGCTCATAAAATTGATCGACAGCTCATAAACGAAAATTATAGGCTCATATTTCGGAATGAAGGCTCATAATTCGAAATAAAGGCTTATATTTCAAAATGAAGGCTCATAATTCGAAATAAAGGAGTCAAGTCCTTAATATTGTGTAAAATACTAATTACAAGGTTTTAGCCTATTTATTTAATTTGATTGGAAGGGGGTACCCCCTTCCAATCAAATTAAATTTCGCGCTCGCGCGGGACATTCTCGTTTTTCGCAAAAATGCTTTTTTTCTTGGCTTGTTCCTCATCATAATCCATTAAGACAGCTCCAATCAGCCGATAGGCAGACTGCGTATTTGGAAATATGCGGATCACCCTTTCACGACGGCGAACTTCCTGATTTAATCGTTCCAGAGAGTTGGTGCTACGGATTAAGCGATGCCATTTTGCGGGATGACTTAAATATTGGATGGCGTCTTCAAAGCCCTCATCTAATATCTCCAGTGCCTTTTCAAGTTTCGGATTCTCTTCATAGCTCTTAAAGAACACATTGCGAAAGAAACGGGCATCTTCTACCGTAACGGCTTCGAATATCCTTTTTAAATCGACAATGACCTCTCCCATGCCTTTTTTAGGCAATGCTTCGATGATATTTCGTTTGAAATGAACGGTACAACGCTGCCATGATGTTCCGATAAATTCCTTTTCTATCGCTTTCTTTAATCCTTTATGGGCATCTGAAATCACCAGCTTGGGGGATTGCAACCCCCTTGACTTTAACTCACTCAAAAATTCCCGCCATGCTTCATAGCTTTCTTTATGATCGATTTTAAAACCGATCACTTCCCTTTTTTGGTCCTGGTTAATGCCGGTCGCAATATACACCGCTTTAGAGACGACTTTATGGTGTTCACGCACTTTGATATACATGGCATCTACAAAAATATAAGAGTAATATTGGACATTTAACGGTCGGTTTGCCCATTGTTTGACAACTGGATCAAGCTTTTCTGTCAAGGATGAAACAAAGGATTTCGAAACTTTTTCCCCGCATAATTGTTCTACAACATTCGTCACTTTGCGTGTAGACACTCCATTTACAACCATCTCGAGCATGGATAAGACAAAGGTTTGGTCCACACGCGCATAGCGTTCAAAAACAGATGGTGAAAAGTCACCATTACGTGTACGGGGAACTCTTAATTTAATCTTTCCAATACTTACAATAAAGTCACGGTCATAGTAGCCATTTCGGTAGTCTTGGCGTTCGGAGGTGCGCTCATAAGCCTTAGCCTGTAAATACTCATCACGCTCTTTTTCCATGTACTCATTCAAGACTAAAACAATGGTTGATTTAACTACCGCATCAATATTTGAATTCATGACCGAATCTTTTAAAAGGTCCATATTTAGGGTAAACTGTAATTGGGTCATAATTAAATCTCCTTTTCAATGTTTTATGTAGGCATTAAAACATTGTAAC
The window above is part of the Bacillus methanolicus genome. Proteins encoded here:
- the gerQ gene encoding spore coat protein GerQ, which encodes MNQTNPYASYGTYPYGYGFYNYGVQGQRQQAGSQQGYPYPQAGGPMYSVPMPQSTPTTGPQVPGMLPIEESYIENILRLNRGKLATIYMAFEDKEPRAFKGIIEAAGRDHIIISDPQTGTRYLLPMVYLNYVTFDEEIEYEYPLGGGPGLASYPPR
- a CDS encoding IS256 family transposase, which translates into the protein MTQLQFTLNMDLLKDSVMNSNIDAVVKSTIVLVLNEYMEKERDEYLQAKAYERTSERQDYRNGYYDRDFIVSIGKIKLRVPRTRNGDFSPSVFERYARVDQTFVLSMLEMVVNGVSTRKVTNVVEQLCGEKVSKSFVSSLTEKLDPVVKQWANRPLNVQYYSYIFVDAMYIKVREHHKVVSKAVYIATGINQDQKREVIGFKIDHKESYEAWREFLSELKSRGLQSPKLVISDAHKGLKKAIEKEFIGTSWQRCTVHFKRNIIEALPKKGMGEVIVDLKRIFEAVTVEDARFFRNVFFKSYEENPKLEKALEILDEGFEDAIQYLSHPAKWHRLIRSTNSLERLNQEVRRRERVIRIFPNTQSAYRLIGAVLMDYDEEQAKKKSIFAKNENVPREREI